A single window of Colletes latitarsis isolate SP2378_abdomen chromosome 11, iyColLati1, whole genome shotgun sequence DNA harbors:
- the LOC143348263 gene encoding pupal cuticle protein-like produces the protein MKSLVLVSCLVLSATAFPGYASYSGYGAGYNGPPAPLAQDGRVVDTPEVAHAKAAHLATHAAEAAKTNSVGYSGDYSDDYGSSYFAQAQPAYHGPPAPLAHDGRVLDTPEVAHAKAAHFAAHADQISKIAHLSYAKPYPQPQCRNVLFSAILNVVFCAPQWYGGGHPGAYGGHAAPAPLGPDGRVVDTPEVAQLKAAHLAALADANARAPKGLGPAGPYPGPAGSYAPGNYAHYSGPPAPLGPDGRVVDTAEVQQAKAVHFSLYNAEAQRAPSVPAGPPAPVPHNPSWNPAGGYNPSNPWG, from the exons ATGAAGTCCCTT GTTCTCGTCTCGTGCCTCGTTCTCTCCGCCACAGCGTTTCCCGGTTACGCATCGTATTCCGGTTATGGCGCGGGTTACAACGGTCCACCAGCCCCGTTAGCTCAAGACGGAAGGGTGGTGGACACCCCGGAAGTGGCCCACGCGAAGGCCGCGCATTTGGCCACCCACGCTGCGGAAGCCGCGAAGACTAATTCCGTCGGTTACTCTGGCGATTATTCGGACGATTATGGTTCGTCCTACTTTGCACAGGCACAGCCAGCCTACCATGGACCCCCTGCTCCCCTGGCGCACGATGGACGGGTGCTCGACACGCCGGAAGTTGCGCACGCCAAGGCTGCGCACTTTGCCGCGCACGCCGATCAGATTTCGAAAATCGCTCATTTGTCGTACGCCAAGCCTTATCCGCAACCACAGTG CAGaaat GTTCTTTTTTCGGCCATCCTGAACGTAGTCTTCTGCGCTCCGCAATGGTACGGAGGTGGGCACCCTGGAGCCTATGGTGGCCATGCGGCACCTGCGCCATTGGGGCCCGATGGCAGGGTCGTTGACACACCGGAAGTGGCACAATTGAAGGCAGCTCATTTGGCTGCTCTGGCTGATGCCAACGCCAGGGCACCGAAGGGTCTGGGCCCGGCTGGTCCCTACCCCGGCCCTGCTGGTTCCTACGCACCTGGAAACTACGCCCATTACAG TGGACCGCCAGCTCCTCTGGGACCAGACGGTCGAGTGGTTGACACAGCGGAAGTGCAACAAGCTAAGGCCGTCCACTTCTCCCTGTACAACGCCGAAGCACAACGAGCCCCATCGGTTCCAGCTGGACCACCCGCGCCCGTTCCCCATAATCCTTCATGGAACCCCGCGGGCGGCTACAATCCATCCAATCCATGGGGTTAG
- the LOC143347979 gene encoding uncharacterized protein LOC143347979 has translation MKSLIIFAVICGLATAEPGYLGPVSYGYLGVPLAYDGRVLDTPEVARAKAAHLSTQAYEAARNTVGYAHIPVLSRVYAPPITYGAPIGADGRVIDTPEVAEAKAAHLAAYALEAAKKLGLYPYGALAYSSIPHAYRYGYGAPLGPDGRVVDTPEVAEAKAAHLAAHAQQAAKIAGKL, from the exons ATGAAATCTCTT ATCATCTTCGCCGTAATCTGCGGTTTGGCGACAGCAGAACCGGGATACCTGGGACCAGTGTCCTACGGCTACCTTGGCGTTCCTTTGGCTTACGATGGGAGAGTTTTGGACACACCAGAGGTGGCACGAGCAAAAGCAGCACACCTCTCGACGCAAGCGTACGAAGCAGCCAGGAACACGGTCGGATATGCCCACATACCAGTCCTGTCCCGAGTTTATGCGCCTCCAATTACCTATGGCGCACCCATCGGCGCCGATGGTCGGGTCATCGATACACCTGAGGTCGCAGAAGCAAAAGCTGCTCATCTCGCCGCTTACGCTCTG GAAGCTGCAAAGAAACTAGGACTGTATCCTTACGGTGCTCTCGCATATTCTTCTATACCCCATGCCTACAGATATGGTTATGGTGCACCTCTTGGTCCTGATGGTAGAGTGGTAGACACCCCAGAAGTTGCAGAAGCAAAAGCTGCACATTTAGCAGCTCATGCTCAACAGGCTGCCAAAATTGCAGGAAAACTCTGA